TCCCGAACCTCTACCTAAAAATTTCAATGCATTCATATAAATACTCCTTTTTAAAATTATAAATTAATACTCTTATAAACATTAATATTGAAAGTATCCTTAGTTAAGCTGAAATATCCTATATCTATACTAGTAGGTATACTCAAACCTATTTTCTTATTATCTTTTACAATATCTAAAATGTTTAGAACTTTATCATATTCTATATTTTCTAAAAATCTAATAATTGTGATATGAGCTCCCCAGGGCATCTTAAGTTTAATATTATATTTATTTGCTTCTCTTTCAATAGCATCTAAATACTCTTTAAAGTTTTCATTTGGAGTTCCTGCAACTATTATTGAATCTTGGTTAATTAAACATTCACTATAATTTATTTTCGTATCTTTTATTAATACTCTATTATTACTAGCTATATCAGATATCAATTCTAAGTCATCATTAATTAGCTTAAATCCAACACCTTCATTATAAGTTGCTAAAGTTGTATGAATATTACCCTTATCATACTTAATACATTTAACTTCTTTATATATTTTTGAAGTAATATTTTTAATATTATTAATTATATTATCAGGATGTCTTAATGCTATAATATATCCACCTTTATTTTCTTGAATATTGGGTTTTAATCCTTCTACCATAACCTTTGATGTATCTCTAAATTCAGAATATATTTCCTCCTCATTCTCTAAAAACTCATCATAGTTCAATTAATTTCTCCTCAATATAAAATGCTACCTTTATTACTATATTCTTCTCATTCCCTTACTTTCCTGCAATTAAAAAACTACTCATTTTGAGTGTAGTTTATATGATACCATTAAAATCATTGGCTATTGCTGCTATATTAGTATATATAACTTATAAAAAAAGATATGTTCTACTAATGTTATAAATAAATGAGGCTTTTTGTTTAAATTCGGTTTAAATAAATGTGATATGTTATAATTGTTAAATATTGAGCGTAAGGTTACTTTTCTAGTACGTAAAGAAAGGAGTCAATACATAAAATGAATAAGCTATTAGTCGTAGATGATGATCCTAATATTCGTGAGTTGATTGTATTATTTATGCAGAATGAAGGATTTGATGTATATGAAGCTTGTGATGGATTAGAGGCTCTAACTAAACTTGAAAGTATTAAAGTAGATATGGTTATTCTTGATGTAATGATGCCTAACATAGATGGGTGGGAATTATGCTCTGAGCTTAGAAAGTATTATGATATTCCTTTGCTTATGCTTACAGTTAATGGAGAAACAAGCCAAAAAGTCAAAGGGTTTCAATTAGGAGCAGATGATTATCTTGTAAAGCCCTTTGATCCTTTAGAACTGGTTGTCAGGGTAAGAGCTTTACTAAAGCGCTATAAAATCACCGCCTCCAATACAATCCAGGTCGGAGAATTGTTTATGAACCAGAAAACCTATGAAGTATTATTAAACGGTGAAGGCTTAACCCTTCCCCTTAAGGAGTTTGAGCTTCTATTTAAACTTGCTAGTTACCCTGGAAAGACATTCTCCAGAGACCAGCTCATTGAAGATATATGGGGTTATGATTTTGACGGAAACGAAAGAACTTTGGATGTTCATATAAATAGACTCAGGGAACACTTTTCAGACAAAGAGTATTCTTTTAGAATAAAAACTATACGCGGTCTTGGATATCGTTTGGAGGTTTACTGATGAAAAGAAAAGATATGATTCTAAATTGGCTTGGAGTAATTTTTACGATTATTCTGTTTATAGGATGTTTTGTATCAGCTTTTTATCTTACCTCATTTGTTTACAATAAAATCGGATACAGACCTCAAAACCTATTAGCTCAGATTATAAACTCCTTGTTAGGGTTGTTTTTTGCCTTAATAATACTCAAAGTTGCGTTAATGTTTGATGAACATAAGTCAGGTATATTCGATTCAGTTATTACTGCCCAAAAGAGAATTGCAAGAGGAGATTATAATGTAAATTTAAATAGCAATATTGAAGGATTAGGGCCTTATAGCGAGCTCGTAGATAGTGTAAACTATATGGCTTTAGAATTAAGTAAGATGGAGAAAATGAGACAAGAATTTATTTCAAATGTATCTCATGAAATTCAGTCTCCTCTAACTTCCATCCGAGGTTTTGCACAGGCTCTTCGTAATGACAACCTCACCCCTGAAAATAGAGTTCACTACTTGAACATAATAGAAGCTGAAAGCATGCGATTATCCAAACTTAGTGATAATCTATTAAG
This sequence is a window from Clostridium sp. 'White wine YQ'. Protein-coding genes within it:
- a CDS encoding response regulator transcription factor; the encoded protein is MNKLLVVDDDPNIRELIVLFMQNEGFDVYEACDGLEALTKLESIKVDMVILDVMMPNIDGWELCSELRKYYDIPLLMLTVNGETSQKVKGFQLGADDYLVKPFDPLELVVRVRALLKRYKITASNTIQVGELFMNQKTYEVLLNGEGLTLPLKEFELLFKLASYPGKTFSRDQLIEDIWGYDFDGNERTLDVHINRLREHFSDKEYSFRIKTIRGLGYRLEVY
- a CDS encoding sensor histidine kinase produces the protein MKRKDMILNWLGVIFTIILFIGCFVSAFYLTSFVYNKIGYRPQNLLAQIINSLLGLFFALIILKVALMFDEHKSGIFDSVITAQKRIARGDYNVNLNSNIEGLGPYSELVDSVNYMALELSKMEKMRQEFISNVSHEIQSPLTSIRGFAQALRNDNLTPENRVHYLNIIEAESMRLSKLSDNLLRLASLESDTIKVEPRTYRLDKQLRHIILSCEPQWVNKNINMDISLETVEIHADEDMMNQVFINLINNSIKFTPEGGSIRINLCNTGDTIDFRITDTGVGIAEDDQAHIFERFFKGDKSRRPAIKGNGLGLSIVKKIVDLHHGTIKIQSKLGEGATFTVSLPSNLNI